A region from the Rosa rugosa chromosome 6, drRosRugo1.1, whole genome shotgun sequence genome encodes:
- the LOC133714050 gene encoding uncharacterized protein LOC133714050 — protein MSAEALQVAKAYRHLLKAVKNHVAKEDTKRHFRDYVTEEFRNNGKLSDPSSIRQKIKLARDYTYLLNSVHHHKDLLFSYNIAIDRSAEMKRVLGKSAASVGLQLPEVYQP, from the exons ATGAGTGCCGAAGCTTTGCAAGTTGCTAAGGCGTACCGCCACCTTCTCAAAGCTGTCAAGAACCACGTTGCCAAAGAAGACACTAAGCGGCATTTCAGAGATTATGTAACTGAAGAATTTAGGAACAACGGCAAACTGTCAGATCCCTCTTCCATCCGGCAGAAGATTAAGCTCGCCCGTGATTACACTTATCTTCTCAACAGTGTGCACCATCACAAG GACCTATTGTTCTCTTACAACATAGCCATAGACAGATCAGCTGAAATGAAAAGAGTACTTGGAAAGTCGGCTGCAAGTGTTGGTCTTCAACTTCCAGAGGTTTACCAGCCTTGA